One segment of Burkholderia sp. FERM BP-3421 DNA contains the following:
- a CDS encoding DotU/TssL family secretion system protein → MLDRVMANLDLATRTPTLSSLANAASADGAASVGEASPPAPPAQDHAVLPFPAPAGNARARRDGTVSSPVVYSQQGEQVAILKAGQQSASWSNPFVSHALPAILQLRRHLADGPLDQSAVRTQLGLEARLYRERLASSGCEWEQIRDASYLLCTYLDESVSDAARAASQVLYDGERSLLVEFHDDAWGGEDAFADLGRWMKAGDPPVGLLAFYELILSLGWRGRYRVLDRGDVLLKDLRSQLHALIWRHVPPEPLGTGLITPARPRRRWWTPVRAGAVALGAVLLTYGIASAVLDSQGRPMRNALAAWMPPTRTINLAETLPPPLPQLLSEGWLTAYKHPQGWLLVFRSDGAFDVGKAQVRADFERNIERLGLAFAPWPGDLEVIGHTDRQPIRTNEFADNLALSEARARTVAAELRKTAVPGGAQAPENAVKRNIDYSGRGDAQPIDAAQTPAAYERNRRVDVLWKVIPAGGRRAPNAADSPGVGPAARPALPDGVVTAPDGQSPYATEDKKQ, encoded by the coding sequence CTGCTCGATCGGGTGATGGCGAATCTCGATCTGGCGACGCGAACGCCGACGCTGTCGTCGCTGGCCAATGCGGCATCGGCCGACGGCGCCGCATCGGTCGGCGAAGCCAGTCCCCCTGCGCCGCCGGCACAGGACCACGCGGTGCTGCCGTTCCCGGCGCCGGCGGGCAACGCCCGCGCGCGGCGCGACGGCACGGTGTCGTCGCCCGTGGTCTACAGCCAGCAAGGCGAACAGGTCGCGATCCTGAAGGCCGGCCAGCAGTCGGCGAGCTGGAGCAACCCGTTCGTGTCGCACGCGCTGCCCGCGATCCTGCAATTGCGGCGGCATCTTGCGGACGGGCCGCTCGACCAGTCCGCGGTACGCACGCAGCTCGGCCTAGAAGCGAGGCTCTACCGGGAACGGCTCGCCAGTTCCGGTTGCGAATGGGAGCAGATCCGCGACGCGTCGTACCTGCTGTGCACGTATCTGGACGAAAGCGTCAGCGATGCTGCGCGTGCCGCGTCGCAGGTGCTTTACGACGGCGAGCGCAGCCTGCTGGTGGAGTTCCACGACGACGCGTGGGGCGGCGAGGACGCATTCGCCGATCTCGGGCGCTGGATGAAGGCGGGCGATCCGCCCGTCGGCCTGCTGGCGTTCTACGAGCTGATCCTGTCGCTCGGCTGGCGGGGCCGCTATCGCGTGCTGGACCGCGGCGACGTGCTGCTGAAGGACCTGCGCTCGCAGTTGCACGCGCTCATCTGGCGTCACGTACCGCCCGAGCCGCTCGGCACCGGGTTGATCACGCCGGCGCGTCCGCGTCGCCGGTGGTGGACGCCGGTGCGGGCGGGCGCGGTCGCGCTAGGCGCCGTGCTGCTGACCTACGGCATCGCGAGCGCGGTGCTCGACTCGCAGGGTCGACCGATGCGCAACGCGCTGGCCGCATGGATGCCGCCGACCCGCACGATCAATCTCGCGGAAACGTTGCCGCCGCCGCTGCCGCAACTGTTGTCCGAGGGCTGGCTCACGGCGTACAAGCATCCGCAGGGCTGGCTGCTGGTGTTCCGTAGCGACGGCGCGTTCGACGTGGGCAAGGCGCAGGTGCGCGCCGATTTCGAGCGCAACATCGAGCGGCTCGGGTTGGCGTTCGCGCCGTGGCCGGGGGATCTAGAGGTGATCGGCCACACCGACCGGCAGCCGATCCGCACGAACGAGTTCGCGGACAACCTGGCGCTGTCGGAAGCGCGGGCGCGGACCGTCGCCGCGGAACTGCGCAAGACCGCGGTGCCGGGCGGTGCGCAGGCGCCCGAGAACGCCGTGAAGCGGAACATCGACTATTCGGGGCGCGGCGACGCGCAGCCGATCGATGCGGCACAGACGCCCGCTGCCTACGAGCGAAACCGGCGGGTGGACGTGCTTTGGAAGGTAATCCCGGCGGGCGGCCGGCGCGCGCCGAATGCGGCCGATTCGCCGGGCGTCGGCCCAGCCGCGCGGCCCGCGCTTCCGGACGGCGTCGTGACGGCACCCGACGGCCAGTCGCCGTATGCAACCGAGGACAAAAAGCAATGA
- the tssM gene encoding type VI secretion system membrane subunit TssM yields the protein MIRNSLRVFVAVLIAVLICWVGPLFALGIYRPFASVWVREILVAAVLVWGLWPTLARLWARLAMSPRRVRTSQPEARSDFIDERLRDLDRQLKARWLREPRSRWKHWGGVLSRQHRAALPWYVVLGAEGSGKTSLVVKAVNAGGSDMAQRLAIEPLDSRGGDFDFRIASDAVWFDIGGRWNLRDGIDDTSLDAWKKLLHGLRRLRGGAPVNGVVLCVDSESMVDAPLEVRKRLADVVYRRLTEMREVFGQQAQVYVALNGIDRLDGAVSMLSLLDASRWASGVGFCLPEQACDEGAAAAGASWHGALQHLQQRVQQQVLFSAPAATEVAANYAQLRFVETLSQLHKALLVWLQMAIMPGELHAAARLRGVWMGSMAELAVAQSGGATAGPPVQTWPMDALWTPLFRQVALERDAVRPSGTQSWRSRAGHALRWAALPVLAICLVLWFGWSYFAERTYLDDVWAQFSEAKRVAQAQVSYGPDDGSPLLDVASQMHYAQAQAQDAGRRMATPYFEHGLVADAARDTYHRQLQKMLMPELYNEVRRVLVAQSDGAPGDVYQTLKVYLMLCRPDRRNATEVERWLSSRWDSLSGGQYGDDDRRALLAHVRALIELPKLPGTPEDANLVRSARARAEQIPIVTRVLQNIHAQGLPAQVNDTSLSRAAGFASAMSLRMRSDTPATDVAVSGWFTRAGYTDVFLPRLEKSARATLEEDSWVLHDTMLHGNSFQIDGLVQKLTDATRAQFLQDYITAWQNFLNDVTVRSVTGLDDASQLAAAMMDSQSPLASLLRFAAREATLTGASDEGNIDSWIDRQKFRFEKGRRQIVGELNGQHYRTVLLPEHVVEEHFQAIRQLAAQLNNRGVESSSPLSRLFEPLYRQLGLVNGALQAGQVLPAQYDAFSRLKETAARQPEPVRGIMLDLIGNGSAMTTRESGALLNRGAAGATSTVCSTGFTSRYPFRRGARVDAGVEDFERLFSAQGLMATYFRDHLLPYVDTSSTPWKELRSNGGNLGLVNPSVLSSYETADRIRGATLDESGRLGVSTVLRFVDMDSQISEAQLIVGGQTLHYAHGMTSPQRIDWNGQSAKLAIQLQLKSVDGRLNTIQFDGPWALFRFFDAGQAAGGTADRRERLYQTSIGAVRLEWQALTTPSPIWSGILQSFRCPS from the coding sequence ATGATACGAAACAGTCTGCGGGTCTTTGTCGCGGTTCTGATCGCAGTCTTGATCTGCTGGGTCGGCCCTTTGTTTGCGCTGGGCATCTACCGTCCGTTCGCCTCGGTCTGGGTGCGCGAAATCCTGGTCGCAGCCGTGCTCGTGTGGGGGCTGTGGCCGACGCTTGCGCGGCTCTGGGCACGGCTTGCGATGAGTCCGCGCCGGGTGCGCACGTCGCAGCCGGAGGCGCGATCCGATTTCATCGACGAGCGGCTGCGCGACCTGGACCGCCAATTGAAGGCCCGCTGGCTGCGCGAGCCGCGCAGCCGCTGGAAGCACTGGGGTGGCGTGCTGAGCCGGCAGCATCGGGCCGCGCTGCCGTGGTACGTCGTCCTCGGCGCGGAAGGGAGCGGCAAGACGAGCCTGGTGGTGAAGGCGGTGAACGCGGGCGGCTCCGACATGGCGCAGAGGCTCGCGATCGAACCGCTCGACAGCCGTGGAGGCGACTTCGATTTCCGCATCGCCAGCGACGCGGTGTGGTTCGATATCGGCGGCCGCTGGAACTTGCGTGATGGCATCGACGACACGTCGCTCGACGCGTGGAAAAAGCTGCTGCACGGGCTGCGTCGCCTGCGCGGGGGCGCGCCGGTCAACGGCGTGGTGCTGTGCGTCGACAGTGAGTCGATGGTCGATGCGCCGCTGGAGGTCCGCAAGCGTCTCGCCGACGTCGTGTATCGCCGGCTCACGGAGATGCGCGAGGTATTCGGGCAGCAGGCGCAAGTCTACGTGGCGTTGAACGGGATCGACCGGCTCGACGGCGCGGTCTCCATGCTGTCGCTGCTGGACGCCAGCCGCTGGGCGAGTGGCGTGGGCTTCTGCCTGCCCGAGCAGGCGTGCGACGAAGGCGCGGCGGCGGCCGGCGCGAGCTGGCATGGCGCGTTGCAGCACCTGCAGCAGCGCGTCCAGCAGCAGGTGTTGTTCTCCGCACCGGCGGCGACCGAGGTCGCGGCGAATTACGCGCAATTGCGCTTCGTCGAGACGCTTAGCCAGCTGCACAAGGCGCTGCTCGTCTGGCTGCAGATGGCGATCATGCCCGGCGAGCTCCATGCCGCCGCGCGGCTGCGCGGCGTGTGGATGGGCTCGATGGCGGAACTGGCTGTCGCGCAGTCGGGCGGCGCGACGGCCGGGCCACCGGTGCAGACCTGGCCGATGGACGCGTTGTGGACGCCTCTGTTCCGGCAGGTTGCGCTCGAGCGCGACGCCGTGCGGCCGAGCGGCACGCAATCGTGGCGCAGCCGGGCTGGCCACGCGCTGCGCTGGGCGGCGCTGCCGGTCCTCGCGATCTGTCTCGTGCTCTGGTTTGGCTGGAGCTACTTCGCCGAGCGCACCTATCTCGACGACGTGTGGGCGCAGTTCAGCGAAGCGAAGCGCGTGGCGCAGGCCCAGGTGTCGTATGGCCCTGACGACGGCTCGCCGCTGCTCGACGTCGCGAGCCAGATGCACTACGCGCAGGCGCAGGCGCAAGACGCCGGCCGGCGGATGGCGACGCCGTACTTCGAGCACGGACTCGTCGCCGATGCGGCGCGCGACACTTACCACCGGCAGTTGCAGAAGATGCTGATGCCGGAGCTGTACAACGAGGTGCGGCGCGTGCTGGTCGCGCAGTCGGACGGCGCCCCCGGCGATGTGTACCAGACGCTCAAGGTGTACTTGATGCTGTGCCGGCCCGATCGGCGCAACGCGACCGAAGTCGAGCGCTGGCTGAGCAGCCGCTGGGACAGCCTGTCCGGCGGGCAGTACGGCGACGACGACCGGCGCGCGCTGCTGGCGCATGTGCGCGCGCTGATCGAGCTGCCGAAGCTTCCGGGCACGCCCGAGGACGCGAACCTGGTGCGCTCGGCGCGTGCCCGGGCCGAGCAGATTCCGATCGTGACGCGCGTGTTGCAGAACATTCACGCGCAGGGGTTGCCGGCCCAGGTCAACGACACCTCGCTGTCGCGCGCGGCCGGCTTCGCATCGGCGATGAGCCTGCGGATGCGTAGCGACACCCCGGCGACCGACGTTGCGGTGTCCGGCTGGTTCACGCGGGCCGGCTACACGGACGTGTTCCTGCCGCGTCTGGAGAAGAGTGCGCGCGCGACGCTCGAGGAGGATAGCTGGGTGCTGCACGACACGATGCTGCACGGCAATAGCTTCCAGATCGACGGGCTGGTGCAGAAGCTCACGGATGCCACCCGTGCGCAGTTCCTGCAGGACTACATCACCGCCTGGCAGAACTTCCTCAACGATGTGACGGTGCGCAGCGTTACGGGCCTTGACGACGCTTCGCAGTTGGCGGCGGCGATGATGGATTCGCAGTCGCCGCTCGCGAGCCTGCTGCGCTTCGCGGCGCGCGAGGCGACGCTCACCGGCGCAAGCGACGAAGGCAATATCGACAGCTGGATCGATCGTCAGAAATTTCGTTTCGAAAAGGGACGGCGCCAGATCGTTGGCGAGTTGAATGGCCAGCACTATCGGACCGTGCTGTTGCCGGAGCATGTTGTCGAGGAGCACTTCCAGGCCATCCGGCAACTGGCCGCGCAGTTGAACAATCGCGGCGTGGAGTCGAGTAGTCCGCTCTCCCGGCTGTTCGAGCCGCTATACCGGCAATTGGGGCTCGTCAACGGTGCATTGCAGGCAGGGCAGGTGCTGCCCGCGCAATACGATGCATTCTCGCGGCTCAAGGAAACCGCCGCGCGTCAGCCCGAGCCGGTGCGGGGCATCATGCTCGACCTGATCGGCAACGGTAGCGCAATGACGACCCGCGAGTCGGGCGCACTGCTCAATCGCGGCGCGGCAGGCGCGACATCCACCGTGTGCAGTACCGGATTCACGAGCCGTTATCCGTTCCGCCGCGGCGCGCGGGTCGATGCGGGCGTGGAGGATTTCGAGCGCCTGTTCAGCGCCCAGGGACTGATGGCGACGTACTTCCGCGATCACCTCTTGCCCTACGTCGACACGTCGAGCACGCCGTGGAAGGAGCTGCGTTCCAACGGCGGGAATCTCGGCCTCGTGAATCCGAGCGTGCTGTCGTCGTACGAGACGGCCGATCGCATCCGCGGCGCGACGCTCGACGAATCCGGGCGCCTGGGAGTATCCACCGTGCTGCGCTTCGTCGACATGGATTCGCAGATTTCGGAAGCACAGCTGATCGTCGGCGGACAGACGCTGCACTATGCGCACGGGATGACTTCTCCCCAGCGAATCGACTGGAATGGGCAGAGCGCTAAGCTCGCGATCCAGTTGCAGCTGAAATCGGTCGACGGTCGGCTGAACACGATTCAGTTCGACGGACCTTGGGCATTGTTCCGCTTCTTCGACGCGGGGCAGGCGGCGGGCGGGACGGCCGACCGTCGCGAGAGGCTGTATCAGACGAGCATCGGGGCGGTCCGGCTGGAGTGGCAGGCGCTGACGACGCCTTCGCCGATCTGGTCAGGCATCCTGCAGTCGTTCAGATGTCCGTCGTGA
- a CDS encoding DUF6277 family protein, which produces MIDPKVILAACTSAHEYGQSAGSSMAQPFMDSIPDMSVASSQNASNVIGGVHQIGGKMLDHMVNIKASVDKQVAAHQDAQQRQKTYDFNVNMNDLRPTNTVGFPQEMPSNFFAPFKTGK; this is translated from the coding sequence ATGATTGATCCGAAGGTAATCCTGGCTGCGTGCACCAGCGCACATGAATACGGACAGAGCGCAGGAAGCTCGATGGCGCAGCCATTCATGGACTCGATTCCTGACATGTCGGTGGCATCGTCGCAGAACGCGAGCAACGTGATCGGCGGCGTTCATCAGATCGGCGGCAAGATGCTGGACCATATGGTGAACATCAAGGCGTCGGTCGACAAGCAGGTTGCCGCGCACCAGGACGCGCAGCAGCGGCAAAAGACCTACGACTTCAACGTTAACATGAATGACCTGCGACCTACCAACACGGTCGGTTTCCCACAGGAAATGCCGTCCAACTTCTTCGCGCCGTTTAAAACCGGAAAATAG
- a CDS encoding type VI secretion system Vgr family protein produces the protein MRLIELRSDVLDSRVVALAFTAREDFSQEPSYRLDLLSSDPELDLDSLLGGLVSADIDLDDGMIRTFNTYVFGGYDTGQLSGQYTYTLELKSWLSFLEENQNSRIFQNLTVPQIVEQVFQGHQRTDYRFELEGAYDVREYCVQFQESDLNFVKRLLEDEGIYFWVEHELFRHVVVLSDTQRFRDLPFPYRQLRYLPDGEESRAIWGREGVQRLQKTRRVRPNNVALRDFNYLAPSNRLDSDAQISPEPALSGVQLEYYDYAAGYQQEQTGERLARLRLEAFQAEAHVLTGEANARALGTGQAFTLGGYPAVSRNRRYYVIGSELSFIQDGPDSTSQGRNVVVKFRALADNQPYRPALVTRRPQVPGIQSATVVGSQVSEVYTDRLGRIKVHFHWDRYKTVEADASCWIRVSQAWAGKGWGVLALPRVGQEVLVTYVDGDLDRPVVTGVVYNGENPTPYDLPKDARYTGLVSRSIKQAGQAQNGSQLTFDDQYGAERLMLHSERDMQQTVERNSSIAVGQDFNTSIVGTNTSVVGTNISYTGTAVSYTGVSVGYAGVSTSFTGVNTSCVGVSTSYTGVSTSFTGVETGFVGVSTSFTGISTGFTGVSTQFTGADFSVHGSSTSVTGVSNSMCGISSSLTGTHTSVTGQEQSIVGVSLSYTGVSNHMTGTSASVTGTSTNITGTSVSNTETEISVIGTSASTVGTSTSVTGVHSSTTDSSFSVTGSSTSLTGNSFSLVGLNYSCVGVGYANLGVDLNQVQMQILN, from the coding sequence ATGCGTCTGATCGAATTACGCAGCGATGTATTGGACTCGAGGGTAGTCGCACTGGCTTTTACGGCTCGCGAGGATTTCTCGCAGGAGCCGTCGTACCGCCTCGACCTGTTGAGCAGCGATCCGGAGCTAGATCTGGACTCGCTGCTGGGCGGGTTAGTGTCGGCCGACATCGACCTTGACGACGGAATGATACGAACCTTCAACACCTACGTGTTTGGGGGCTACGACACGGGGCAGCTGAGTGGTCAATATACCTACACGCTGGAACTGAAAAGCTGGCTGTCGTTCCTGGAGGAGAACCAGAACAGCCGGATCTTTCAGAACCTGACGGTGCCGCAGATCGTCGAGCAGGTGTTCCAGGGACATCAGCGGACTGATTACCGCTTCGAGCTGGAAGGCGCGTATGACGTGCGCGAATACTGTGTGCAGTTTCAGGAATCCGATCTGAATTTCGTCAAACGCCTGCTCGAAGACGAAGGGATCTACTTCTGGGTTGAGCACGAGTTGTTCCGGCACGTGGTGGTGCTGTCCGACACGCAGCGCTTCAGGGACCTGCCGTTTCCTTATCGGCAGTTGCGGTACCTGCCAGACGGCGAGGAGTCGCGGGCGATCTGGGGGCGCGAAGGGGTGCAGCGGCTGCAGAAGACCCGTCGGGTGCGGCCAAACAACGTCGCGCTGCGCGATTTCAACTACCTGGCGCCCTCGAACCGTCTGGACAGTGATGCACAGATTTCGCCGGAGCCGGCGCTGTCGGGAGTGCAGCTTGAATACTACGACTACGCGGCGGGGTATCAGCAGGAACAGACTGGGGAGCGTCTGGCGCGGTTAAGACTCGAGGCGTTTCAGGCGGAGGCACATGTGTTGACCGGCGAGGCGAACGCGCGCGCCTTGGGAACTGGTCAGGCATTCACGCTGGGTGGTTACCCGGCGGTGAGCCGGAATCGTCGCTACTACGTGATCGGCAGCGAGCTGTCGTTTATCCAGGACGGACCGGACAGCACATCGCAGGGGCGTAACGTCGTGGTGAAGTTTCGCGCGTTGGCGGACAACCAGCCGTACCGGCCGGCGCTCGTGACAAGGCGGCCGCAAGTGCCCGGCATCCAGAGTGCGACGGTGGTGGGATCACAGGTGTCGGAGGTGTACACCGACAGGCTCGGTCGGATCAAGGTGCATTTCCACTGGGACCGCTACAAGACGGTCGAAGCCGATGCATCGTGCTGGATCCGGGTGTCACAGGCCTGGGCTGGCAAGGGTTGGGGCGTGCTCGCATTGCCGCGGGTTGGGCAGGAGGTGCTGGTGACATATGTGGACGGCGATCTCGACCGGCCGGTGGTGACAGGGGTCGTCTACAACGGCGAGAACCCGACACCCTATGACTTGCCGAAGGATGCCCGCTACACGGGGCTGGTGTCGCGTTCGATCAAGCAGGCGGGGCAGGCGCAGAACGGTAGCCAGCTCACGTTCGACGACCAATATGGCGCGGAACGCCTGATGCTCCACTCCGAGCGCGACATGCAGCAGACCGTCGAGCGCAACAGCTCGATCGCCGTCGGTCAGGATTTCAATACATCGATAGTGGGCACCAATACCTCCGTCGTCGGTACGAACATAAGTTACACAGGAACTGCTGTCTCATATACGGGCGTCTCGGTCGGCTACGCGGGTGTTTCAACAAGTTTCACCGGCGTCAATACGTCATGTGTCGGTGTAAGTACAAGCTATACCGGTGTTAGCACATCATTCACCGGAGTAGAAACGGGATTCGTTGGAGTCTCCACATCATTCACCGGAATTTCAACCGGCTTTACCGGAGTATCGACGCAGTTTACGGGGGCAGACTTTTCCGTTCATGGTTCTAGCACATCAGTCACGGGTGTATCAAATAGCATGTGTGGTATTTCTTCGTCGTTGACTGGGACACATACGTCAGTTACTGGTCAGGAGCAGAGCATTGTGGGCGTGTCTCTATCCTATACAGGTGTATCGAACCACATGACTGGCACCAGCGCCTCGGTGACTGGTACATCGACAAATATTACGGGGACATCAGTGTCGAACACCGAGACGGAAATCAGTGTAATCGGTACATCAGCATCGACAGTAGGTACATCAACAAGCGTAACCGGAGTTCACTCATCGACTACCGATAGCTCATTTAGCGTTACCGGGTCAAGCACTTCATTAACTGGAAATTCATTCTCGCTTGTTGGGTTAAATTATTCATGCGTCGGAGTTGGTTATGCAAATCTCGGAGTTGACTTAAATCAAGTTCAAATGCAAATTTTGAATTGA
- a CDS encoding YwqJ-related putative deaminase produces MTASTELLLFYCNFYGICGFMSNPIIIRPRVRPQIYPDTPKSPVEIHHETQGVKIENNPEIHVEDHSEIQSESHPARVPRRNSPQVRVEVVDNVENTGHANQESRNNPTYGDINSHPDFGGEKSEAPGQKGTSRIRRALWNPTIQAEENERREAEYYQGLSTWDKGLYNFKYYGEALLLTLAAGPGVEIAEGPGAVGAVGAVGAPDPLAPNVYTFGSVESNSLLGSEESIGLDGPSSPINNPSQSSRRNNFRGNSNSRPDETGEIREPGNQGSGHASKDTGKSAFESKLDSQVKEEANARLSKDQKAYSKGARNRESAYARAGSYTTGAHPAEVISDSFVNLSAKFKNFPGTKPTETPPGGQSNVTYYKVHDPDAFLKAVDMAYGGSLNSLTRAQIRDYVTSNQAIGEVYGVPGLHAEVRAANDLYNKLDASYGEGAARQRLEAGDISVSTYKLGAKSMSGETGGPFLACQNCSGILPSSINATTGRTTP; encoded by the coding sequence TTGACCGCATCGACGGAATTGCTGCTCTTTTATTGTAATTTTTATGGGATCTGTGGATTTATGAGTAACCCGATTATAATTAGACCCCGAGTTAGACCGCAAATTTACCCCGATACCCCGAAATCTCCGGTTGAAATTCATCATGAAACTCAGGGGGTTAAAATTGAAAATAACCCGGAAATTCATGTTGAAGATCATTCGGAAATTCAATCTGAGAGCCATCCCGCGAGAGTGCCGCGTCGCAATTCGCCTCAGGTCCGAGTCGAAGTTGTTGATAATGTGGAAAATACTGGCCATGCAAATCAGGAATCGCGGAACAATCCGACTTATGGGGATATAAATTCACACCCCGACTTCGGGGGTGAAAAATCCGAGGCGCCAGGTCAAAAAGGTACTTCGCGAATTCGTAGAGCACTATGGAATCCAACTATCCAGGCCGAAGAGAACGAGCGGAGGGAAGCAGAGTATTATCAGGGTCTTTCTACATGGGATAAAGGTCTATATAATTTCAAATATTATGGCGAAGCATTACTCTTAACTCTAGCTGCTGGGCCAGGAGTAGAAATTGCAGAAGGGCCCGGAGCGGTCGGAGCGGTCGGAGCGGTCGGAGCGCCAGATCCGCTGGCGCCAAATGTATATACATTTGGGTCAGTAGAAAGCAATTCCCTCTTAGGCAGTGAAGAAAGTATTGGTCTTGACGGTCCGTCGTCTCCGATAAATAATCCATCTCAGTCTTCGCGGCGTAATAACTTCAGGGGGAATTCAAATTCTAGGCCCGATGAAACAGGTGAGATAAGGGAGCCGGGGAACCAAGGTAGTGGGCATGCGTCAAAGGATACAGGAAAGAGCGCGTTTGAGAGTAAACTTGACTCTCAGGTCAAAGAAGAAGCTAACGCGAGGCTTAGTAAGGATCAGAAGGCATATTCAAAGGGGGCTCGAAACAGAGAGTCGGCGTACGCCCGTGCTGGGTCGTACACTACTGGGGCTCACCCTGCTGAGGTGATTAGCGATTCATTTGTAAATCTTTCTGCGAAATTTAAGAACTTTCCGGGGACGAAACCTACTGAGACCCCCCCAGGAGGCCAGTCTAATGTCACTTATTATAAAGTCCACGATCCCGATGCTTTCTTGAAAGCGGTTGATATGGCGTATGGTGGTTCATTGAACAGCCTGACGAGAGCGCAAATCAGAGATTACGTAACCAGTAATCAGGCTATCGGCGAAGTATACGGGGTTCCCGGGTTGCATGCAGAAGTTAGAGCGGCAAATGACCTGTATAATAAACTTGACGCGAGTTATGGCGAGGGTGCTGCACGTCAACGTCTTGAAGCTGGCGATATTAGCGTTTCTACTTATAAATTGGGGGCTAAGTCAATGTCGGGGGAGACCGGCGGCCCTTTCCTTGCGTGTCAAAACTGCAGCGGGATTCTTCCGTCATCCATTAACGCCACTACTGGTAGAACAACTCCATGA